One region of Sphingomonas abietis genomic DNA includes:
- a CDS encoding TetR family transcriptional regulator C-terminal domain-containing protein, translating into MTQRAGYRRAPAERRQALIDATIHALAKQGAGGVSVRTIAAEAGVSPGLVTHHFEGVEPLIAATYRQVSDRVGAALLAAVEAAGADPRARLYAYVAGNFLPPVMDEELLATWLGLLGLTTSMPLVAAAHAETYAAFRQAIEALLVACGSQGDHRLEAVAITALIDGLWLELCLDRSVFTADEAMALARRWIDALLA; encoded by the coding sequence ATGACGCAGCGCGCGGGCTACAGGCGGGCGCCCGCCGAACGGCGGCAGGCGCTGATCGATGCGACCATCCACGCGCTGGCGAAACAGGGGGCGGGCGGGGTCTCGGTGCGCACCATCGCGGCGGAGGCGGGAGTGTCGCCCGGCCTCGTCACCCATCATTTCGAGGGTGTCGAGCCGCTGATCGCAGCCACCTACCGGCAGGTGTCCGATCGTGTCGGCGCCGCGCTGCTGGCGGCGGTGGAGGCAGCGGGCGCCGATCCGCGCGCGCGCCTCTACGCCTATGTGGCAGGCAACTTCCTGCCGCCGGTGATGGACGAGGAACTGCTCGCCACCTGGCTCGGGCTGCTCGGTCTGACCACCTCGATGCCGCTGGTCGCGGCCGCCCATGCCGAGACCTATGCGGCTTTCCGACAGGCGATCGAGGCGTTGCTGGTGGCGTGCGGCAGCCAGGGCGATCATCGGCTGGAGGCGGTCGCGATCACCGCGCTGATCGACGGGTTGTGGCTGGAACTCTGCCTCGATCGCAGCGTGTTCACCGCCGACGAGGCGATGGCGCTGGCGCGGCGCTGGATCGACGCGCTGCTGGCGTAG
- a CDS encoding TonB-dependent receptor encodes MFDHRPLPALLLATTALAGLGAPAFAQATAPAAPAPVVAPDNGEIIVTAQKRSENIQKVPISIQAITSQKIEQLNIANFNDYTKQLPSVSYQEIQPGSTTVYIRGVVSGGDGNHSGSLPSVGVYLDEQPITTIGGTLDIHIYDISRIEELSGPQGTLYGASSESGTIRIITNKPDTSHFYGKVDVEGNTVAHGSQGGKAEGFVNVPVTDRVAVRLVGFYEHDAGYIDNVHGTRTFTGTPNADSPGYTGGVAPGGQDPGVPAGYNPGITIDNKDFVKKNYNDVDIYGGRGALKVDLNDNWTATATVFGQDQKNHGSFGYDPNLPGLEVQHFLPEYSHDRYVQGALTIEGKIGNWDLTYAGAYLWRKTNSSSDYTDYATQYDHVLYSSYGGLANYFAFQDNAGNTINPIQRIVGKDSFNKVSQELRISSPQENRLRVTGGLFYQRQFHHIVQDYQVTGLGSDVSVNGHPGTLWLTDQNRIDKDYAAFGEASFDILHNLTLTGGLRYYKYDNSLIGFFGFGLNPNYTIGGSAPTNAAESSRTGVPGCFTTDGGTAIVRDADGNQILVNRDFAPAAQGLGPCTNLGVYNSDGSISPKRTKGDGVIHRLNLTWKITPNAMVYATWSRGFRPGGINRRADLDPYQPDFLTNYEVGWKTSWADHTVRWNGAIFQENWKHFQYSFLGQNSFTEIHNGPNARIRGVETDVTLVPTPGLTVFTTAAYTDGKLRANLCAVDDPTFTCAEDGNSVVAPKGTRLPIASKYKLNTTTRYEFAVGDEVKAHLQGAITFQSKASSALRLGAVNDPVPTLKDYALVDLAAGLEWKAISAELFATNVFDKKADVSSFQECGSCSLTDYYVILPPRTVGIRAGYKF; translated from the coding sequence ATGTTCGATCACAGGCCGTTACCGGCTTTGCTTCTCGCGACCACCGCATTGGCCGGGCTGGGGGCGCCGGCCTTCGCGCAGGCCACCGCGCCTGCCGCTCCGGCTCCCGTCGTCGCGCCGGACAATGGCGAGATCATCGTGACCGCGCAGAAGCGCTCCGAGAATATCCAGAAGGTGCCGATCAGCATCCAGGCGATCACGTCGCAGAAGATCGAGCAGCTCAATATCGCCAATTTCAACGATTACACCAAGCAGCTGCCGAGCGTCTCCTATCAGGAGATCCAGCCGGGCTCGACGACGGTGTATATCCGCGGCGTCGTCTCGGGCGGCGACGGCAACCATTCGGGCTCGCTGCCGTCGGTCGGCGTCTATCTCGACGAGCAGCCGATCACCACGATCGGCGGCACCCTCGACATCCACATCTACGATATCTCGCGCATCGAGGAACTGTCCGGCCCGCAGGGCACGCTCTACGGCGCCTCGTCCGAATCCGGCACGATCCGCATCATCACCAACAAGCCCGACACCTCGCATTTCTACGGCAAGGTCGACGTCGAGGGGAACACCGTCGCGCACGGCAGCCAGGGCGGCAAGGCCGAGGGTTTCGTCAACGTGCCGGTCACCGATCGCGTCGCGGTGCGCCTGGTCGGCTTCTACGAGCATGACGCCGGCTATATCGACAATGTCCACGGCACGCGGACCTTCACCGGCACGCCGAATGCCGACAGCCCCGGCTACACCGGCGGTGTCGCGCCGGGCGGGCAGGATCCGGGCGTCCCGGCCGGCTACAACCCCGGCATCACCATCGACAACAAGGATTTCGTCAAGAAGAACTATAACGACGTCGACATCTATGGCGGCCGAGGCGCGCTGAAGGTCGATCTCAACGACAATTGGACGGCGACGGCGACCGTCTTCGGGCAGGACCAGAAGAATCATGGCTCGTTCGGCTATGATCCGAACCTGCCGGGGCTGGAGGTCCAGCATTTCCTGCCCGAATATAGCCATGACCGTTATGTGCAGGGCGCGCTCACCATCGAGGGCAAGATCGGCAACTGGGATCTGACCTATGCCGGCGCCTATCTGTGGCGGAAGACCAATTCGTCGAGCGACTATACCGACTATGCGACGCAATATGACCATGTTCTCTATTCGTCTTATGGCGGCCTCGCCAACTATTTCGCTTTTCAGGATAATGCCGGCAACACGATCAACCCGATCCAGCGGATCGTCGGCAAGGATAGCTTCAACAAGGTGAGCCAGGAATTGCGGATTTCGTCGCCGCAGGAAAACAGGCTCCGGGTCACGGGCGGTCTCTTCTATCAGCGCCAGTTCCACCACATCGTTCAGGACTATCAGGTCACCGGGCTGGGCTCCGACGTGTCGGTCAACGGCCATCCCGGCACGCTCTGGCTGACCGACCAGAACCGCATCGACAAGGATTATGCGGCGTTCGGCGAGGCGAGCTTCGACATCCTCCACAACCTGACGCTGACCGGCGGCCTGCGTTACTATAAATATGACAACTCGCTGATCGGCTTCTTCGGCTTCGGGCTCAATCCCAACTATACGATCGGCGGAAGTGCGCCCACCAACGCGGCGGAAAGTTCGCGGACCGGCGTGCCGGGCTGCTTCACGACGGATGGCGGCACCGCGATCGTCCGCGACGCAGACGGCAACCAGATACTGGTGAACCGGGACTTCGCGCCTGCGGCCCAAGGCCTCGGCCCCTGCACCAATCTCGGCGTCTATAATTCGGATGGCTCGATCAGCCCCAAGCGGACCAAGGGGGACGGTGTCATCCATCGCCTGAACCTGACCTGGAAGATCACGCCCAACGCGATGGTCTATGCCACCTGGTCGCGCGGCTTCCGCCCCGGCGGCATCAATCGTCGGGCCGATCTCGATCCGTACCAGCCCGATTTCCTGACCAATTACGAGGTCGGCTGGAAGACGAGCTGGGCCGATCATACGGTGCGTTGGAACGGCGCCATCTTTCAGGAGAATTGGAAGCATTTCCAGTACAGCTTCCTCGGCCAGAACAGCTTCACCGAAATCCACAACGGCCCGAATGCCCGCATCCGCGGCGTCGAGACCGATGTCACGCTGGTGCCGACGCCGGGTCTCACCGTGTTCACGACGGCGGCCTATACCGACGGCAAGCTGCGCGCCAATCTCTGCGCGGTCGACGATCCGACCTTCACCTGTGCGGAGGACGGCAACAGCGTGGTCGCCCCCAAGGGCACGCGCCTGCCGATCGCCTCCAAGTACAAGCTCAACACCACCACCCGCTACGAGTTCGCGGTGGGCGACGAGGTGAAGGCGCATCTCCAGGGCGCGATCACCTTCCAGAGCAAGGCCAGCTCGGCGCTGCGACTGGGCGCGGTCAACGATCCGGTGCCAACGCTCAAGGATTATGCGCTGGTCGATCTCGCCGCCGGGCTGGAGTGGAAGGCGATCTCGGCCGAATTGTTCGCCACCAACGTGTTCGACAAGAAGGCGGACGTCTCATCCTTCCAGGAATGCGGCTCCTGCTCGCTCACCGACTATTATGTCATCCTGCCGCCGCGCACCGTCGGCATCCGCGCGGGCTACAAGTTCTGA
- the asd gene encoding archaetidylserine decarboxylase (Phosphatidylserine decarboxylase is synthesized as a single chain precursor. Generation of the pyruvoyl active site from a Ser is coupled to cleavage of a Gly-Ser bond between the larger (beta) and smaller (alpha chains). It is an integral membrane protein.): MTRRSWLARIGAQEDLNFLLTNRIPRRLATKLIGWLSPIEQPLVRRSSLALWRTFCDVDLSDAADTSFRSLHHAFTRALKPGSRPADPDPAVLASPSDAIVGACGRIEDGMLYQAKGMPYRLAELLGDEALGAPFRDGSFVTLRLTAAMYHRFHAPYDLTVEEVRYISGDTWNVNPIALKRVERLFCRNERAPIRVRLDRGGHHLLLVPVAAILVASIRLNFVDVGRHIRIGGSRTIPCAASIAKGAEMGWFEHGSTIIVFAPPGFTLAEGIAEGRQIRAGEALMRLP; the protein is encoded by the coding sequence ATGACAAGACGTTCCTGGCTCGCCCGTATCGGCGCGCAGGAGGATCTGAACTTCCTCCTCACCAACCGCATCCCGCGCCGTCTCGCGACGAAGCTGATCGGCTGGCTGTCGCCGATCGAGCAGCCGCTAGTCCGCCGATCCTCGCTCGCTCTGTGGCGGACCTTCTGCGACGTCGACCTGTCGGACGCGGCGGACACCTCGTTCCGCAGCCTCCATCACGCCTTCACCCGCGCGCTCAAGCCCGGATCGCGGCCGGCCGATCCCGATCCGGCGGTGCTCGCCAGCCCGTCCGACGCGATCGTCGGCGCCTGCGGGCGGATCGAGGACGGCATGCTTTATCAGGCCAAGGGGATGCCCTATCGGCTGGCCGAGCTGCTGGGCGACGAGGCGTTGGGCGCCCCGTTCCGCGACGGCAGCTTCGTCACGCTGCGGCTGACGGCGGCGATGTATCACCGCTTTCACGCGCCCTACGATCTCACCGTGGAGGAGGTGCGCTACATCTCCGGCGACACCTGGAACGTCAATCCGATCGCGCTCAAGCGGGTGGAACGGCTATTCTGCCGCAACGAGCGCGCGCCGATCCGGGTGCGCCTCGATCGTGGCGGCCATCACCTGCTGCTGGTGCCGGTGGCGGCGATCCTGGTCGCCTCGATCCGGCTGAATTTCGTCGATGTCGGCCGCCACATCCGCATCGGCGGATCGCGCACCATTCCCTGTGCCGCATCTATTGCCAAGGGCGCGGAGATGGGCTGGTTCGAGCATGGCTCGACGATCATCGTCTTCGCCCCGCCCGGCTTCACCCTGGCCGAGGGGATTGCCGAGGGCCGCCAAATCCGCGCCGGCGAGGCGCTGATGCGGCTGCCCTGA
- a CDS encoding PAS domain-containing protein, giving the protein MPRRVGSAVPVTDAGAPIRLLHLESDTDDADRVAALLIAEGLGGPIERVSTRSDFAAALGQNYDAILAADGVPGLDGEAALALALERAPHIPFIFVSGTLDVDVAVDALKHGATDYVVKQRLERLPAVIRRAVRERAERAARHVAEEALRLATQAAQVGIWDYDPVHDVLRWDARCRALFGLRPGATIRYDDSFLAALHPGDRASVEAAAIAAMTPGGSGAYDIEYRVIGLEDGGERWISAQGAAHFEGGRAVRFVGTVIDITERKRAHAAVAASEEALRAESDALEILNRLSREIAAELDLEKLVQTVVNAGVTLAGAETGAFFYTILDAQGQAYQLYALSGAAASAFENFPMPRSTALFGPSFRGEGVVRLDDVQADPRYGSTGPHFGMPAGHPPVRSYMAVPVSLRSGEVVGCLFFGHAQPGRFSLRIERLAVGLAAQAAVGIENARLFQSAQRLNQTLEEQVAARTAERDRIWQVSADLLGVADGEGRWISINPAWTRLLGWEADEIIGRTGEWMRHPDDRAQTAAEARKLFAGEITTSFENRLRTRSGDYRTFNWRAVPFDGEIYAVARDITAQVEQAAALAEAEEGLRQSQKMEALGQLTGGVAHDFNNLLQIVIGNLDMLKRHLPDDPPRLRRAAENASAGAERAATLTQRLLAFARRQPLAPSPVAPDRLVEGMIELLHRTLGETIRVETTFASGEWMVEVDPNQLESALLNLAINARDAMQGGGTLTIAVDHLSLDSPISGQSEVPAGDHVVIAVSDSGEGMAPEVVARVFEPFFTTKDVGKGTGLGLSMVYGFVKQSGGHVHIASRVGESTAVRIYLPRLLACGTAVANVPDAGEGSGGGSETILVCEDDDGVRANSVESLRELGYAVLEAADARAALRLLDGDDTVDLLFTDVILPGGMTGSDLAAQARGRRPDLRVLFTSGYARDAIVHHGRLDPGVELLPKPFAFEELAMRVRRMLDG; this is encoded by the coding sequence GTGCCACGCCGGGTCGGGAGCGCCGTGCCGGTGACGGATGCCGGGGCGCCCATCCGTCTCCTGCACCTGGAAAGCGATACGGATGATGCCGATCGCGTCGCTGCGCTGCTGATCGCCGAAGGGCTAGGCGGCCCGATCGAGCGGGTTTCCACCCGTTCGGACTTCGCAGCAGCGCTGGGCCAGAATTATGATGCCATCCTCGCGGCGGACGGGGTGCCGGGACTCGATGGCGAGGCTGCGCTGGCGCTCGCGCTGGAGAGGGCGCCGCATATTCCCTTCATCTTCGTGTCGGGTACGTTGGATGTGGACGTGGCCGTCGATGCGCTGAAGCATGGCGCTACCGATTACGTCGTGAAGCAACGGCTGGAACGGCTTCCGGCCGTGATCCGCCGCGCGGTTCGCGAACGGGCCGAGCGTGCGGCCCGCCACGTGGCCGAGGAAGCGTTGCGCCTCGCGACCCAGGCGGCGCAGGTCGGCATATGGGATTATGATCCGGTGCATGACGTGCTGCGCTGGGATGCGCGGTGCCGGGCGCTGTTCGGCCTGCGGCCGGGTGCGACGATCCGCTATGACGATAGCTTCCTGGCGGCGCTGCACCCCGGCGACCGGGCGTCGGTCGAGGCGGCGGCGATTGCGGCGATGACCCCCGGTGGCAGCGGCGCCTACGACATCGAATATCGCGTCATCGGCCTGGAGGACGGGGGCGAGCGTTGGATCTCGGCACAGGGGGCGGCCCATTTCGAAGGCGGCCGTGCGGTGCGCTTCGTCGGCACGGTGATCGACATCACCGAGCGTAAACGCGCCCATGCCGCGGTCGCCGCCTCGGAGGAAGCGCTGCGCGCCGAAAGCGACGCGCTGGAAATCCTCAACCGGCTGTCGCGTGAGATCGCGGCCGAGCTCGATCTGGAAAAGCTGGTGCAGACGGTGGTGAATGCCGGCGTCACGCTGGCCGGGGCCGAGACCGGCGCGTTCTTCTACACCATCCTCGATGCGCAGGGGCAGGCCTATCAGCTTTATGCGCTGTCGGGGGCCGCGGCATCGGCATTCGAGAATTTCCCCATGCCGCGCAGCACCGCCTTGTTCGGGCCGTCGTTCCGGGGCGAGGGGGTGGTCCGCCTCGATGATGTACAGGCCGATCCGCGCTACGGCAGCACCGGCCCGCATTTCGGGATGCCGGCGGGCCATCCGCCGGTGCGCAGCTATATGGCGGTTCCGGTTTCGCTGCGTTCGGGCGAGGTCGTCGGCTGCCTGTTCTTCGGCCATGCGCAGCCCGGCCGGTTCTCGCTGCGCATCGAGCGGCTGGCCGTGGGCCTCGCGGCGCAGGCGGCGGTCGGGATCGAAAATGCGCGGCTGTTCCAGTCCGCCCAGCGACTCAACCAGACGCTCGAGGAGCAGGTTGCCGCGCGCACTGCCGAACGCGATCGGATCTGGCAGGTCTCCGCCGATCTTCTCGGTGTCGCCGATGGCGAAGGCCGCTGGATCAGCATCAACCCCGCCTGGACCCGTCTGCTCGGCTGGGAGGCGGACGAGATCATCGGTCGCACCGGCGAATGGATGAGGCACCCCGACGACCGCGCGCAAACGGCCGCCGAAGCGCGCAAATTGTTCGCGGGGGAGATTACGACGAGCTTCGAGAACAGGCTTCGGACGCGTTCCGGCGACTATCGCACGTTCAACTGGCGTGCGGTGCCGTTCGACGGTGAGATCTACGCCGTCGCGCGCGATATCACCGCGCAGGTGGAGCAGGCCGCGGCGCTCGCGGAGGCGGAGGAAGGGCTGCGCCAATCGCAGAAGATGGAGGCACTGGGGCAGCTGACCGGCGGCGTCGCGCATGATTTCAACAATCTGCTCCAGATCGTGATCGGCAATCTGGATATGCTCAAGCGCCATCTGCCCGACGATCCCCCGCGCCTGCGCCGCGCCGCCGAAAACGCCTCCGCCGGCGCCGAGCGTGCCGCGACGCTGACCCAGCGCCTGCTCGCCTTCGCCCGCCGCCAGCCGCTGGCGCCGAGCCCGGTCGCGCCCGACCGGCTGGTCGAGGGGATGATCGAACTGCTCCATCGCACGCTCGGCGAGACGATCCGGGTGGAAACCACCTTCGCGTCGGGCGAATGGATGGTGGAGGTCGATCCGAACCAGCTCGAAAGCGCGCTGCTCAATCTCGCGATCAATGCGCGGGACGCGATGCAGGGAGGCGGTACGCTGACCATCGCGGTCGACCATCTGTCGCTCGACAGCCCGATTTCCGGCCAGAGCGAGGTGCCGGCGGGCGATCATGTCGTCATTGCGGTGTCGGATAGCGGCGAGGGCATGGCCCCGGAGGTGGTCGCACGGGTGTTCGAGCCATTCTTCACCACCAAGGATGTGGGCAAGGGCACCGGCCTCGGGCTCTCGATGGTCTATGGCTTCGTCAAGCAGTCCGGGGGGCATGTCCATATCGCGTCGCGGGTGGGCGAGAGCACGGCCGTGCGCATCTATCTGCCCCGTCTGCTGGCGTGCGGCACCGCGGTGGCGAATGTGCCCGATGCGGGCGAAGGCTCGGGTGGCGGCAGCGAGACCATCCTGGTCTGCGAGGATGATGATGGCGTGCGGGCCAATTCGGTCGAGAGCCTGCGCGAGCTCGGCTATGCGGTGCTGGAAGCGGCCGATGCGCGCGCCGCGCTGCGGCTGCTCGACGGGGACGATACCGTCGATCTGCTGTTCACCGACGTCATCTTGCCCGGCGGGATGACGGGATCGGATCTTGCCGCGCAGGCGCGCGGGCGCCGCCCCGATCTGCGGGTGCTGTTCACCAGCGGCTATGCCCGCGATGCGATCGTGCATCATGGCCGGCTCGATCCGGGCGTGGAACTGCTCCCCAAGCCCTTCGCCTTCGAGGAACTGGCAATGCGGGTACGGCGGATGCTGGACGGCTAG
- a CDS encoding Xaa-Pro dipeptidase: MKCFYGLAAAGLLVVAPLQAETVYVHAGHLIDPERGRTLADQGVKVVDGRVVAVGPWQGTPGDGTVVDWSAYTVLPGLLDCHTHLSDGSAEGDPIQPLASTEAQSVLRGVAAAKVELLSGFTSVRDVGVYRGLTDVALRDAIDNGTVEGPRMIVAGAYITIPGGGGAVTGFAPDVQIPADMQYGYVRNADEARARVDFLFQHGADFIKMIATGAVLALGSEPGALELTPDEMQAACDEARLHGSYCIAHAHGAAGIKAAIRAGVRSIEHASLIDDEGITMAKQAGVWLDMDIYDGDWINDEGVKQGWPAEYLRKNRETTDEQRDGFAKAVKAGVKLSFGTDAGVYRYGLGARQFAYMVRYGMTPMQAIQAATTVSAELMRRSKDVGALSPGHYGDMIAVAGDPLHDIRLLEDVKGVIKGGEVVKAPR; this comes from the coding sequence ATGAAATGTTTCTACGGACTGGCGGCGGCGGGCCTGCTCGTCGTCGCGCCGCTGCAGGCGGAGACGGTCTATGTCCATGCCGGCCATCTGATCGATCCCGAGCGGGGGCGGACGCTCGCCGATCAGGGGGTGAAGGTGGTCGACGGCCGCGTCGTGGCGGTCGGCCCGTGGCAGGGCACGCCTGGCGACGGCACCGTGGTCGACTGGTCGGCCTATACGGTGCTGCCGGGCCTGCTCGATTGTCACACCCATCTGAGCGACGGATCGGCCGAGGGCGATCCGATCCAGCCGCTGGCATCGACCGAGGCACAGAGCGTGCTGCGCGGGGTGGCGGCCGCCAAGGTGGAACTGCTGTCCGGCTTCACCAGCGTGCGCGATGTCGGCGTCTATCGCGGGCTGACCGACGTCGCGCTGCGCGATGCGATCGACAACGGCACGGTGGAGGGGCCGCGGATGATCGTGGCCGGCGCGTACATCACCATTCCCGGCGGCGGCGGTGCCGTCACCGGCTTCGCGCCCGACGTGCAGATCCCCGCCGACATGCAATATGGCTATGTCCGCAATGCCGACGAAGCGCGGGCCAGGGTCGATTTCCTGTTCCAGCATGGCGCCGACTTCATCAAGATGATCGCGACCGGGGCGGTGCTGGCGCTCGGCAGCGAGCCCGGCGCGCTCGAACTGACGCCCGACGAGATGCAGGCCGCCTGCGACGAGGCCCGGTTGCACGGCAGCTATTGCATCGCCCACGCCCATGGCGCCGCCGGGATCAAGGCGGCGATCCGCGCCGGGGTGCGTTCGATCGAACATGCCTCGCTGATCGACGACGAGGGCATCACGATGGCGAAGCAGGCCGGCGTCTGGCTCGACATGGATATCTATGACGGTGACTGGATCAACGACGAAGGCGTCAAGCAGGGCTGGCCGGCGGAATATCTCCGCAAGAATCGGGAGACCACCGACGAACAGCGCGACGGCTTCGCCAAGGCGGTGAAGGCGGGCGTGAAACTTAGCTTTGGCACCGATGCGGGGGTCTATCGCTACGGCCTCGGCGCGCGCCAGTTCGCCTATATGGTCCGCTACGGGATGACGCCGATGCAGGCGATCCAGGCGGCGACGACGGTGTCTGCCGAACTGATGCGCCGATCGAAGGATGTCGGCGCGCTCAGCCCCGGCCATTATGGCGACATGATCGCGGTGGCCGGCGATCCGCTCCACGATATCCGGCTGCTGGAGGATGTGAAGGGCGTCATCAAGGGCGGCGAGGTGGTGAAGGCGCCGCGCTAG
- a CDS encoding tetratricopeptide repeat-containing sulfotransferase family protein: MAGSSQAVGSLEEALAHAERLIAVRPDLALLQITEILRAAPGTPQAILLRGRAERMAGRLAEARATLGGLAAVQPQSAATAYELGVTAYQSGDAPAAIAALRRAVDLKPDMAAAWTALADVLRLSGDEAGADHAYLAGVRAASSDPEMMEAALALADGRLDVAEPILRARLKQRPTDVAAMRMLAEVAGRLARYRDATYLLERAVELAPGFTAARHNLALVLHRQGRLEEALAMVDPLLAAEPGHPSYTNLKAAILSRLGDYEQAIALYRQVLVGYPNQPKVWMSLGHMLKTLGEQDESIAAYRRAIAMQPTLGEAWWSLANLKTIRFTEADRATMRAALNTPGLDGDDRFHLEFALGKAEEDAGHAETAFAHYVAGNRGRRAIIDYDPADLTRSVERNRALYTPAFFAERAGWGCAARDPIFVVSLPRSGSTLIEQILASHSQVEGTAELPDIAAMVARVGPGRVGALGRDEVGALGEEYLERTRIQRRTDRPLFIDKMPNNWTQVGFIKLILPHATIIDARRHPLGCCLSNFKQHFAQGQTFTYDLTDLGLYYRDYVAWMAHVDGVLPGAVHRVFYERMVEDQEAETRALLAHAGLPFEEACLRFHETRRAVRTASSEQVRRPIFRDGMEQWKQFDRWLGPLRDALGPVLEAYPQVPSL, translated from the coding sequence GTGGCGGGCAGCTCGCAAGCGGTGGGATCGTTGGAGGAGGCGCTCGCGCACGCCGAGCGGCTGATCGCCGTTCGGCCCGATCTCGCATTGCTCCAGATCACCGAAATCCTTCGTGCGGCACCGGGCACGCCGCAGGCCATTCTGCTCCGGGGGCGGGCGGAGCGGATGGCGGGCCGGCTCGCCGAGGCCCGCGCCACATTGGGCGGGCTGGCGGCGGTCCAGCCGCAATCCGCCGCCACCGCCTATGAACTGGGCGTCACCGCCTATCAGTCAGGCGATGCGCCGGCGGCCATCGCCGCGCTGCGCCGCGCCGTCGATCTCAAGCCCGATATGGCGGCGGCGTGGACCGCGCTGGCCGACGTGCTGCGCCTGTCGGGCGACGAAGCGGGCGCGGACCATGCCTATCTCGCCGGTGTGCGCGCTGCCTCGTCCGACCCCGAGATGATGGAGGCGGCGCTGGCGTTGGCGGACGGGCGGCTGGACGTCGCCGAGCCCATCTTGCGCGCGCGGCTGAAGCAGCGGCCGACCGATGTCGCCGCGATGCGGATGCTCGCGGAAGTCGCCGGCCGCCTCGCGCGCTATCGCGATGCGACGTACCTGCTCGAGCGCGCCGTCGAGCTCGCACCCGGCTTCACCGCGGCGCGCCACAATCTCGCGCTGGTGCTGCACCGGCAGGGGCGGCTGGAGGAGGCGCTGGCGATGGTCGATCCGCTGCTCGCGGCGGAGCCGGGTCATCCCTCCTATACCAACCTCAAGGCCGCGATCCTCAGCCGGCTCGGCGATTATGAGCAGGCGATCGCGCTCTATCGGCAGGTGCTGGTCGGCTATCCGAACCAGCCCAAGGTGTGGATGAGTCTGGGCCATATGCTCAAGACGCTGGGCGAGCAGGATGAGAGCATCGCCGCCTATCGCCGCGCCATCGCGATGCAGCCGACGCTGGGGGAGGCATGGTGGAGCCTCGCCAACCTCAAGACCATCCGCTTCACCGAGGCCGATCGGGCGACGATGCGCGCCGCGCTGAACACGCCCGGTCTCGACGGCGACGATCGCTTCCATCTGGAATTCGCGCTGGGCAAGGCGGAGGAGGATGCCGGCCACGCCGAGACGGCGTTCGCTCATTATGTCGCGGGCAATCGCGGCCGCCGCGCGATCATCGATTATGATCCGGCCGATCTCACCCGCTCGGTCGAGCGCAACCGGGCGCTCTACACGCCGGCCTTCTTCGCCGAGCGCGCAGGCTGGGGCTGCGCGGCGCGCGATCCGATCTTCGTCGTCTCGCTGCCGCGATCGGGATCGACGCTGATCGAGCAGATCCTCGCCAGCCACAGCCAGGTGGAGGGCACCGCCGAGCTGCCCGATATCGCCGCGATGGTGGCGCGCGTCGGGCCGGGCCGGGTCGGCGCGCTGGGTCGGGACGAGGTTGGCGCGCTCGGCGAGGAATATCTCGAACGCACCCGCATCCAGCGCCGCACCGATCGGCCGCTGTTCATCGACAAGATGCCGAACAACTGGACGCAGGTCGGCTTCATCAAGCTGATCCTGCCCCACGCCACGATCATCGATGCGCGGCGCCATCCGCTCGGCTGCTGCCTGTCCAACTTCAAGCAGCATTTCGCGCAGGGGCAGACCTTCACCTACGATCTCACCGATCTCGGCCTTTATTATCGCGATTATGTGGCGTGGATGGCGCATGTCGACGGCGTGCTGCCCGGCGCGGTCCATCGCGTCTTCTACGAGCGCATGGTCGAGGATCAGGAGGCGGAGACGCGGGCCTTGCTCGCCCATGCCGGGCTGCCGTTCGAGGAGGCCTGCCTGCGTTTCCACGAGACCCGGCGGGCGGTGCGCACCGCCTCGTCCGAACAGGTGCGCCGCCCGATCTTCCGCGACGGGATGGAGCAATGGAAGCAATTTGATCGCTGGCTCGGGCCGCTCAGGGACGCGCTCGGGCCGGTGCTGGAGGCCTATCCGCAGGTGCCGTCACTGTGA